The following proteins are encoded in a genomic region of Lactiplantibacillus plantarum:
- a CDS encoding dihydrolipoyl dehydrogenase family protein, producing MSEKFDVVYLGSGHGTFDGAIPLAARGKKVAVIEADLIGGTCPNRGCNAKITLDQPVALKNQVANFQGYGLRGEPTIDWQANFDHERDVIAGLPDMIAGLMTSAGVTLINGRGTFVDDHTIQVADKTYTADKIVIATGQHPHRLDIPGTELAHDSNDFLNLTTLPHHITVIGAGYIGLEFANMALTAGSQVTLLMRGDQALRQFHQPFVERLLAILVEQGLVLKREWVPTAIKSTGDHFEVLSADDKVTTDWILDATGRQPNTANLGLEKIGVDYTAAGITVDDHLQTSVAGIYASGDVLAKDQPKLTPTAIFESQYLTHLFMGDTNAPIKYPAIPSVVFTSPRLAQVGTLPTSDTHDIKVTVNDLKDDWFRQTTRDVTGHNLLVTDDQHRLIGAAELGEQAENTINTLLPAIQYQLTPAQREQLVTLFPSIGAAVWSAI from the coding sequence ATGTCAGAAAAATTTGACGTTGTATATCTAGGTAGCGGTCACGGAACGTTTGACGGGGCCATTCCGTTAGCGGCTCGTGGCAAAAAAGTAGCCGTCATTGAAGCTGATTTGATTGGTGGTACCTGTCCTAATCGGGGTTGCAACGCTAAAATCACCTTAGACCAGCCGGTAGCATTAAAAAATCAAGTTGCTAACTTCCAAGGATACGGTCTGCGTGGTGAACCGACGATTGATTGGCAAGCCAACTTCGACCACGAACGCGACGTCATCGCCGGCTTACCAGATATGATTGCTGGCTTAATGACTAGTGCCGGCGTGACCCTCATCAATGGCCGCGGAACGTTCGTCGACGACCATACGATTCAGGTGGCGGACAAGACGTACACCGCCGATAAAATTGTCATCGCAACAGGTCAGCATCCACATCGTTTGGACATTCCCGGAACCGAACTCGCCCATGACAGTAACGACTTTTTGAATCTAACCACTTTGCCACACCACATCACCGTGATTGGTGCCGGCTACATCGGACTCGAATTCGCCAACATGGCACTAACAGCCGGCAGTCAGGTCACCCTACTCATGCGTGGTGATCAAGCGCTTCGTCAATTCCACCAACCATTCGTTGAACGATTATTGGCCATTCTCGTGGAACAAGGTTTAGTCCTAAAACGTGAATGGGTGCCAACTGCGATCAAGTCGACTGGTGACCACTTCGAAGTCCTCAGTGCGGATGACAAGGTTACAACGGACTGGATCTTAGATGCGACGGGCCGCCAGCCAAACACCGCAAACTTAGGACTTGAAAAAATCGGTGTGGACTACACAGCAGCGGGAATCACCGTCGATGACCACTTGCAAACGAGTGTCGCTGGCATCTACGCATCCGGTGACGTTCTCGCCAAGGATCAACCAAAATTAACACCCACTGCTATCTTTGAGTCGCAATACCTGACCCACCTATTCATGGGTGACACCAATGCCCCCATCAAGTATCCGGCCATTCCATCGGTCGTCTTCACGTCCCCACGATTGGCCCAAGTTGGTACACTTCCAACCAGTGACACTCATGATATCAAAGTTACCGTCAATGATTTAAAGGATGACTGGTTCCGGCAGACAACGCGCGATGTCACCGGCCATAACTTACTCGTGACGGATGACCAGCACCGGTTGATTGGTGCAGCTGAACTCGGTGAACAGGCCGAAAATACCATTAACACGTTGCTACCAGCGATCCAATATCAATTGACACCGGCGCAACGTGAACAACTCGTGACCCTCTTCCCAAGTATCGGCGCAGCCGTTTGGTCAGCAATTTAA
- the gnd gene encoding phosphogluconate dehydrogenase (NAD(+)-dependent, decarboxylating), whose protein sequence is MKLGLIGLGKMGMNLALNMQDNGHTPVGMDLNPTNLSTASAHGLATATDLTNLLDQLPTPRIVWIMVPAGKATNSVIEQLAQTLSAGDIVLDGGNSHYQDSIRHGELLASHHINFLDVGTSGGQAGARHDGNFMIGGDPATFQVVEPLFKAIAAPDGYLYTGPVGSGHYLKMVHNGIEYGMMAAIGEGFDVLQHSQFTYDNAAVAKMWNNGSVIRSWLMGLAQDAFSKDGNLDDIKGVMHSSGEGRWTLDTALDQQVATPVIAMALMMRYRSETDDTFTGKVVAALRNEFGGHAVDHE, encoded by the coding sequence ATGAAATTAGGATTGATTGGCTTAGGTAAAATGGGAATGAACTTAGCGTTGAACATGCAGGATAACGGGCACACGCCAGTGGGAATGGATCTTAACCCCACTAATCTTAGTACCGCCAGTGCTCACGGGTTGGCGACGGCCACGGATCTCACCAATTTGCTTGACCAGTTGCCAACACCACGGATCGTGTGGATCATGGTACCCGCTGGTAAGGCAACCAACAGCGTTATCGAACAGTTAGCCCAGACTTTAAGTGCAGGTGACATCGTCCTCGATGGCGGTAATTCGCACTATCAAGATAGTATCCGCCACGGCGAATTACTGGCAAGTCACCACATCAACTTCTTAGACGTCGGGACGTCGGGCGGTCAAGCTGGTGCACGCCACGACGGCAATTTTATGATTGGTGGCGACCCCGCCACTTTCCAAGTCGTCGAACCACTATTTAAAGCGATTGCCGCTCCCGATGGGTATTTGTACACCGGCCCTGTTGGCAGTGGTCATTACCTGAAGATGGTCCACAACGGAATTGAGTATGGTATGATGGCAGCAATAGGTGAAGGCTTTGACGTTTTACAGCATAGTCAGTTCACTTACGACAACGCGGCCGTCGCCAAAATGTGGAATAACGGCTCAGTCATTCGCAGCTGGTTAATGGGCTTAGCTCAAGATGCATTCAGCAAGGATGGTAATCTAGATGACATCAAGGGTGTTATGCATTCATCCGGTGAAGGTCGCTGGACCTTAGACACGGCCCTAGACCAACAAGTCGCCACCCCGGTCATTGCGATGGCCTTGATGATGCGCTACCGTTCAGAAACCGATGACACATTCACTGGTAAAGTTGTTGCCGCCCTACGTAACGAGTTTGGTGGCCACGCTGTCGATCACGAATAG